The following is a genomic window from Xenopus laevis strain J_2021 chromosome 2L, Xenopus_laevis_v10.1, whole genome shotgun sequence.
AACCCTTCAGTGTATACGATCAACTTTTCTACAGGCTGAATAGATGGATACTATACCACTGACCTGGCAGGTACTAAAGAGGCCTTGTTACTCCTTTCAATGGATGCCCTAAAACTGTTCCTGGGTCTGTCAGGAAGTTATAAGGAGCTGTGACTCCTCACACGTCCTCTTGTGCCAGTGCATCATACATCTGCTGAAAtggtacattaaaagttaacattttcAGGAACAATATTTCTTTGCTGCCCTTTTGCAGATCGGTCTACAAAATTTCTGAGACAGATAGGAGCTGTAAAAGAGGGGCCAGGTTGAAATCATATTAGCCTAAAACTGCACTACTCATACATGCTCCTCTCTCaactgcatttgtttttaaatctggTTGTTTACtgaaaaattcaataaagttttcttcaaaataaataaaactgctttACCAAAAAAAGTTTATGAGTAGTTATGATCAGTTTCTTAATCCAAACATCTACCATCCCTCCCCCACATGTAAGAATGGAACTGACCCCTTCAGGCTACAGATTTTTGTACTCATGAGGGGCCCCTGCCAGTTTTGTATTGAAGCCCTGAACCACCAAAGCAACAAGTTTGTGACTGAAAGGCTGAAGCATCTCTTACAATAATTAACCAAATAACTGCCTTACTGTCAGGCATAAAGGTCCATTTGTCAGTAAACTAGCTGTTCAGTTTTACATATTGAGATatatagggttatgtaataaaaaggcattcatttGCCACATATAGTAACCAATCATTCACTGGTCACCTGTCTAAAAACAGGATTACTGCacccgggcaaacttagtgccttttattatatatagaagcaagtcttttttttttctttttttcccaagtaGTGATTGCAGACAACCACATTTAAATTAATTGGATGCACTTCTTAATCACCTACCAGGAATCCATTTGGTATTGCCCTTAAAGTTAGATTTACACCTACTGAACAATAAACAGTGCAGcacatgtatgtttgtatgtgttttattttttgaacATGTCATCGTAACAGAATCCAAAGTTAAGCTTAACCAAGCTTAGTAATTAACACTGTAACATGCTCCAGTATAGAAAAACACTCTCAGAGAATAAATAAACCTGCCCAAAGTTGACTATTGCACTGTTTGTAAACCTTTTATGGTTTATGTTATACCAGGATCATtatcaaataatttattataaaacattatagGATAGATCTCCgctctaaaatacattttcttttaattattcattGAGGTCAAGTCTTTGgattaaaaaatattgctctgcTATGCATCTTAAGAATGGCATGTATAAGCCCACAGCATTCGGAATACTGCATTTGCAAATAGGGAGAGTAAGTACAAATGTTGTTATACAGCGATCAGTTCTCCTCTGCATTGATTACAGCAGTTGAATGTTATATTTTCGTATCTGGTGTACGGGTGAAACCTGCCAATATTTTTCTTTGCTAATAGAAAGGGTGAAGAATCTGATAATGAGATGTCTGATGAATTATCAGTGCAGGAAACTGGGTCCAAAGCTTTCAACACCTaaggaggaaaaaaagaaaaaaaaagcattaatagGCTTTTGGATGATTTGTGGTgaggtgaggagcggcattttagcttgtttcattttaaaaaaaactagattttttggggaggtggctctctccttaagtgctcgctctcccaaccgatgttttagtagacttcaggtatggtgatcaaaattacagacagatcccttatctggaaaaccccaggtcccgagcattctggataataggtcctgtaACTGTATCCATCCAACATTGTTCCACAAAGAGACTATTGATTAGCTCTTGTACACTACAATTTCCTTCCACACTCTAGTTTAATCATTGAAACTGACACTTAAGTGAAGGAAGAGCTTCTAGCAGTAATCTCAGACTGCAAGGTGTTTGTTGAGGTAGTGGATAACACACTGCCTAAATACACTCATTACAGTGTAAGTGCTTTTTGAAATGTAACCGAGGGCAGTGCTGGAATGCAGCATGATTATTTTGCCAGGGGGATGTACAGGGAAACAGGAGTGCTGGAGAAATGCTGGTCTGACCCTTCAACAGAATGAAGGAAACCCGGGGGACAGAATCCTCTATAGGAAATGATGCCCTGGTTAGCCAATCTAGCAtacaagaaagaaaaagtaatCAACAAATGTTCTTACAACAGAACGTTACACTTATTTACTGTtttaaataaaggtttatatgctctttaaatagaaaaaaaaaatatccaacacTGAATTTACCGTTTCAGCCATATTTTCTGCAGGAGTGCTGCAATACTCTATCGGCTTTGCGGCTGGTTTTTGGTGGTCGGATCCAGTATTTCCAATAAGGTGGGACTGTATAGATTTTGCCAGTTTGAGGTTtgctgcaataagttctgtaGTTGTGTGAGGTTGAGGAATCGGTGCGTATGTTTTTTGTCTTCCCCACTGCAGAGAGACCAACAGCGCTTCCAAGGTTCTGAAAGAAATAAAAGTTTGTAGCTCCCTTTGTGGTTCGACAAAATGCATTACTTGCAAATACATTTCTGTAACGAAGACCTTTACTTCCACCACTACTACAAAAAACGATATCATCAAAcattatcgggggaatgtaataaaaatcgctaacggaaaaactattcgcaatgcgaaaagttatgcctttgcgcgaacaaattttgctttgtgcgaatttaatatagcttttgcgagcccggaaactgtttagcgaccacttccgacagtgaaagaccatttgcgaattttatagtttgcgccaatgcgcagtcaatgtaataaaacttcttactgaaaaagtcgttatgtttgctccaaaagattacgacaccttcaagcacttcttatgagtgcgcaattaaaattcgcaatgcgcaattaaaattcgcaatgcaataacagtttaaggaacaatattacattgcaagatgtggatttttagtcttattggtgcgaattgttttgctctttgcgacttttattacattcccctgtatattAATTGTAATACTAAAAATGTGATCTATCTTCTTACCTgcgaaaaatgtaaaaaacaatacGTGGGTCAAACGAGTCGACAATTAAAAGAGAGAATTAGAGGACACATTCTTAATATTAACAACAAGGAATCTCGAACACCAGTTGCCAGACATTTTGAGGAGTGTAACAATAGGACTTCCTCGTACTTGAGTGTTACAGGTATAGATAGAGTAGTTCCTAATATAAGGGGTGGAAACATCTATTCTGAGTTATTGAAAATAGAGAccaaattgattttttatttaggTACGAGGCAGCCTCTAGGTCTAAACTTCAATTTTGACGTCTCCTGCTATGTATAATAGTCagtccttttttccttttctctttttccctaTTTTTGACATAGTTACTTTGTACTTTATACTCTGTATTTCCTAATTAAGTTAACCGGTGTATTGTTTTGGACTATGATTTGAATGTTCTCTCCTGAGTGATACATCTGGTAGCACTGCCTACTTGGTTCCCATTGGCTATCTTTCTTTTAAATATCCTGTATGTAATGTTcaatgttcagcctatgactacgtgtccctggtagacacgaaacgcgtcaggccctggttcttaattatgcagaataaaatgtatgcttttttaaccttttaccatcTGACTCCGGTTTCACTACTTCATGGGTCCAGGCCTGTGCCAGACTCTTTTGAAGTTTCCTGGTatttgctccccttgctgaaaGTCTGGGacatgtgcacccgggcccaccatGTATAGCGGTAAGCTCACTCAACAAATCTAAACACTGCACATACTGGTTTGTTTAGTTTGTACTTCTTCAAGAAACCCTGCTCATGAGTGCTATGCCCCCTTGTGAGAGGGAACTCCTTTTGTGAGCAACCATGTTGGGACACATGCATAAAGAGCAAGTTCCTAAGCCTGCTAACTATGCACATACATGAAATACAACAGCGCACTGACTTTTTTATAAACTAATTTCACAACTGCTTGTTCCACATATGGGAACAAAACATTAGCTGAAAAGTTATAGGTTTGTTTTTACTAAGACACCCAAGTACTGTGCATCCCGAAGActcagtgcttttatacaggtcatgaagctctgaggtgacttctcatatcctctTATAGTACTACAGGGGGTTGCatagtgtattataatacacaagcttcagtGTGTCATgtgagaaatgacatcactaattataatggaTTACCTCAAAACGCACTGTTTGTAAGGATATGATTTAAGGATGTTCGTGACTGTGGAATTATAATATTATACGcaattatagaaaatatatattttaccaaataaattatatagagaATAAGGTACCAACTATTGTAAAAGCTGAAGGCAGGGTGCTTTTATAAAGTTCATGGAAAGCTGAGgagacttctaatattctcattttacagcagggggtactttatttataaaaatacacaagtttaagtgagtcatgagacagaaatgacatcactaagcaccaattataatggatgacatcacaaagcaccgtttgtaaggttataatttacagcatattcatggctcttgtgtattatatataattagtaCTCTTATCTGAAAAGACTTACTTTTGTGTTTCAGACATTTCATGGCGGAACTGTTCCCTTTCACTCAGCAAATCCTGGAGGGCACTTTGGGCATCTCTGTTTTGTCGCTGCAGATTTGTCCTTATGTTGGTTAGTTCATCCGCCATTACTCTGTAAAGACACAGACCCATCTAGTTTTAACATGCCGAATTTGAATACTATACACATTGACAGAAAATAAAAGGCAGTTTTAGCATCACAAGAAACAAGTGCATTTCTAATACATCAATGCAAAGCCCTTTAGCTGTCCTAATGTATTTTCAGTTTGGTTGTCATTAGTTCTGCCATATTAAATTCTAGTCCCATAAAATTGTGTGACACTGGCAGTATAGGTGGCATTTTAGCCTTCAGCTCACAATAATATTGTCTTAGAAATAGGACACTAATGTCCAGAATCAGGATttcatatttgtttctttttacagatgtcataacacacaggggcacatttactaatggtcgaatatcgagggttaattaaccctcgatattcgatcgtctaagtaaaatccttcgaatatcgaagtcgaaggatttaccgcatttcctacgatcgaaggaaaaatcgttcgatcaaacgattaaatccttcgaatcgaacgattcgaaggattttaatccatcgatcgaacgattttccttagatcacaaatttgttaggaagcctatggggaccttccccacaggctaacattgatgttcggtaggttttaggtggcgaagtagtttgtcgaagttttttttaaagagacagtactttgactatcgaattgtcgaatagtcgaacgatttttagttcgaatcgttcgattcaaagtcgaaggtcgaagtagccaattcgatggacaaagtagccataaaaaaacattcgaaattcaaagtattttttcttctattccttaactcaagctaagtaaatgtgccccacagtgtattCCCAAATAAGTGAAACATATAAGAAAGCGCCATACAGTTagctgtatttgtaaatgttccCCCCTAACAACAAGCTATAGTTGGGCACATTCATGCTAAATCAGGATAATTGCACTGCACTGATTCACAGGGtggccattaaaggggtggttcacctttaaggaaacttttattatgttatagaatggccaattctaagcaacttttcaattggttttcaatatttatttttttatagttgtatagttatttgcctttttcttctgactttttgcagctttcaaatgggcgtcgccgactcccttctaaaaaaaacaaatgttctgtaaggctacaaatgtattgttactttttattactgatccttctattcaggccctctcctattccagtctcttattcaaatcaattcatggttgctagggtaatttggaccctagttaccagattgcttaagatgcaaattgaagagcatttaagagctgctgaattgaaagctaaataactcaaaaaccacaaataataaaaaatgaaaaccaactgcaaattgtcttagaatgtcaccctctacgttatactaaaagttatctcaaagatgaacaacccctttaaagaaatcttTAATCTCTGCTCTATATAGCATATTGTTTGATGGATTAATTTGATATGCAATTAGTATTATTTGCCAAGACCTGGAAGGATTCATATTTATTAACACAATGTTGCAGTCAAGTGACATCATTTTGAAATCCCCACTAAGTTatcctttccttgtctttttaTGCACCTTCTGGTCCAAGATAAAATCCTATCTGAATGTGTGTATGTTTTGTAGAAGAATTTAAGCAGAGACAGGCATCCTGAGAAACTCGATTACTGACAGAGTTCAAACTGGATGAAGATAAAGAACAATACAAtctttaaatgtttatatttcaaAGAATATCGACTATTTATACTGCTAAATGATGCCCCGAAATACACTctgttttcaagctaatacacaCCAAATGGGTTTAATAAAGATCAATGGCAAACAATGTGTATTGATCCTGTAGCCCTCTCGGTACAAACTGCAgagtcaggggcataactatggTCCCCCTGCAAACCACACCTGTGGCCTCCATGCCCTCACGGAGATCAATAGATTCCAACTAGACTCACTCAAGACAGAGGTCAAGAGTCCCTTAAATGCTAGAAGTGGTTTCCTATTCTATTATGGTGCTTGGCACATAACTTAATGCTGCAGAAATACCTTTCccacccaaagaaaaaaaaatgctgacgtACCGACTTGCAAGGAACTTGCTGCGCCACACGTCACACTGTATAGACATGCGTTCAAGCTGCTCTGAGAGTTGAGCAGTATTCTGGCTCAAAACCTCATTTTCTAAGATAAGCTGGTTCTTCTCGCGAGCCATACGCTCAAAGTGATACTGCAGATCATCTCCTACAGAGGCCACAAGCAATTTTTTCAATTCCCGATTTACCTAAAAATCATAAacgaataaaaacagaaaaagcatatttagtaaaatgtctaCATAATATACCAGTTAACAAAAGAATAACAGTACTAATGATTACACTAAGAGAATATCAGTTTAagttgttaaaggaaaaggaaaggttgaaattaagtttatttaatgttttttaactgCATCTTCATAAAGTTTTCGTAGAATTTACTGCTTCTCCTATCAGTGTTTTCCTTCCCTCTATATGCTGCTCCATTCAAAACCTGCCGGCAGCACTAGGGCGACGTCACCAAATTCTTTGCATTCCATCCTAACACTGCCCGAGGCAGCAGACCTACGGCTTTTTCCATTCTAAAACTACGCACAGGTGCATTCCACTTATGAGCGCTGCTTTGCTTCCTTGATTGACGTCGCTCTAAGGAGTCACGGTTGGAAGAATTTTCCTGCATGCGCAACAGGTTACCCTGATGTCAGCCTTATGATAAATAGAACTGAGACATTTAGAAGTGTAGATTTTAACTCTGCAAATGGGTTTAATTAAGTTAATTCTGCCTGTAACACAGAATTAACTTAGCAATTCAGTACAATATGTTGTGAGCTTTTATTCCTGCAAAGAATATGGGgtaagctttcattctccttaaaCTACTAACCCTTTGCCAGCAGTTAAAATATATGAATGGCCAAGAatgcttgtttgtttgtttcttggCCAATCATAGAAGGCAAATCAGTGGCGGCTAGAGCTGTTGTTGAAGCTCATTCTACTTGCACAGGGGTGTCTACAGAATAAACAATCATTCCTGGGACATATTCATTTGACTCTTTCCCTTTAGCCCTTTGAACCGTCCCTAATATTTTGAACTGTGAAGACTCTGCATTGTGATCCTCCACTTGCCAGCAACCCTTCAGGTAACAACAAACACGTACATACAGCTATGCAAACTACACTTCCTTTTATACTATGGAGACAGTTTGGCCCAAGGAATTATACattcaatgataaaaaaaaaagagagacctGTGGCAGCATTATAGTTAAGACGGAGGGGGAAGAGGCATGTTGGAAACCTCATAGCCccataacttgcatgtcattcagacagCATAGGCCACAACAGGGTCTGTGCTTCCCTCGTGCTTTATAGAAAGGCAGACTCACTTGCACCCTATGACACTACATACCTCAAAGCAATTCCTCCAAGCAGAAGTGCATGAGCACTCTTGGGTGTTAGCCTAATGTTACTCAGATATTTTTAGCCTTGAAGcctcattttcaaaaaaatcaaacttagCTTAAAGTACTGAACTTTAAAATGTCGCAAGATGTTTCCATAAAATAACAACTGTAAAAGAAAAAGTGTGAAGTATACCTCAGTCTGCACTTTTAGCTGGTTGGCAAGACCTTCTTTGTCTTGCAATAATCTCCTCTCTGAATTCTTTAACTTTTCTAGGGTGCTTTTAAGTTCAGACAGTTGTTTCCATGGATCAGTGACGCTCTCTGCTAGTTCTGTTGAGCTGTGTCCATTTGATTCTAGGTGTTTAGAATTCTTGGTCGTTGCTGTATGTGTAATAGCTGCTTTTGGTATTAGAATCCGAATAGCTTCGATTTCAACAGCTTTGTCGCTTTGCATTTTTCCCAGCTGAAGCACCCCTGGGCTTAGTGATGGTGAAACCGTGCTTTTCTTTCTTGGGCTCTGAGTTGCCTTAGTGTGAGGTGAATTAACCTCAGATTTCAAAGGTGCTTCTGTTTCCATCCCATCACCTGTTCCTCGTAAAGGAGTAGAGGTCGCCAAagctgaaatgaaaaataataggGGCCTGTTATTGAAGAGCCGTTCATTTATAGTAGAGAGAGAGTAGAGCATTTTCTAAATGCTTATATTTGGAGGAAAATGCAGGACAACACTGGTTCAAGATAGCCAAGAAAAGACCTGAAACATGTTAACTCTTTTCTTTCTAGACAGAGTCATAGATTTTTGTAGACAATAAAATCTCAAATAAGACTTATAGCTGTGCAGACTCCCAGAGGATGTAACACATTCTGTTATATTGTATGACAATGGTTCTAAAGTGATAGTTAATAGAAATACTTGatgatatgaaagaataacatgaTTTTATTGTATGCAACCAGTCTTTGTGGCCCTTTAACACAAATAATCCCTGCAAATTGATATGCTATTAACAATATGTGTTATTTTATCTGTATTACAATTACAAATGAACAAGTGTTTCATATAATATATCCATCTAAATGTATAGAGGAAGCAATAGTCTGCATAAAAGTATAGATATACTTACTTTTCAAGGTCTCCATGGTGGCTGCCATTACTGAGCTGTGGTATTTTGATAGTAGCTGTGGCGGTAGATGGACATAAAGAAATAGATTTAGGAAATCATATGCAGAGCCTGAGAACTACTTACAATATATTGGTGTCACCtatgcacaaaaatgtaaaaagcataTGCTGGCAACCATCCTACATACatttaatgagaaaataaatccCCAAGGGTATTTTGTTGCTGGCACCATACAGGAATCACATTAAGTGGACATCTATCTACCCTAAATATAGGGGAATGCcattcaaaaacagtttttgcaaaatggaaaaaaaatgtttaaattaaacaatatataattaatatacattaaatcAAACCACGCAATGGTTCTTTAgtgatttataaatgtaattgtctgCTTGTGTACTCAGCACTGCTTATTCCATCTCCTGAAACAATGTGGCAGAAGccgggatacggtcatgggaaaacatgtttcatGTCAGtcttgagtgatatcaccccccctcccgcagcagcctaacaacagaacaatgggaaggtaaccagatagcagctccctaacacaagataacagctgcctggtagatctaagaacagcactcaacagtaaaatccaggtcccactgtgacaccttcagttacattgagtaggagaaacaacagcctgccagaaagcagttccacaagtgctggctctttctgaaagcacatgaccaggcaaaattatctgagatggctgcctacacaccaatattacaactgaaaaaaaatacacttgttgggtcaggaattaaatgttatggtagagtaaattatctgtagtgtaaacagtgtaatttagaaataaaaaccaaaccacaaaaatcatgacagaatccctttaaggagacataggataaacgaaaaaaacataattttgtaggcaattatgaatatacggtgttgcttttacatggtgctacaaactaatattatctttaaaaatagcccctttattggagctccctatagatgttctctggtccctgcccctgtttcaaataaggggtgggagtgtcctaacggtccctgccagaagaacagtaggaaggggacagccaatcacagccctgcagtcacacaagcacagaccggcttcagttccctatcaggtcttgctagctgctgattggttcctgtcctacagtgcagtgagctgagagccacggccccctgcacagcctgggaattcaggcaGCAATaaatggaagagaagggagggattattaggggttttgcagaaatatttaataaatcagcctgaaacactactttttaagcacaattcttctataacTAAATGAGtgtaacgcactggtacattcttgtttttacacaaaatgtctcctttaaagaagaaggaaagcttaaagcactgggggtgccaaatgttaggcttcTCTCACTCACGGCAGTAAAGCACAGAGCTATAAAGTGCCAAATCCCACTAAGCCACTTGTTTTCATGGAAATTGCCTTTGTTCAGATTCCCGTATTATAACAGTACACTGCAACGACAACATGGTATACTTCTAGTTTAAAATCTAAAGCCACAAAACTGTGGGCTGAGAATCGTGTAGCGTTCAAAAATAATTGCTCTCCGTGATACTCACCTCCTCTGCACCCACCATAGGCAACTATTTAAAACCGGAAGTAAAACAAGAGGAAACGCTTGAGACTGTCGAAAGGGAACTGGAAGACGCGAACTCCGTGCGTCACTTCCGTACACTATTGCGTAGAGAAGCGAAAGCTTCCGCTTCTATCCTGTTGCCTGGGAGACAACAGAGAGGGACGCTTAGGAGAGAAGCAGGGTTATTGACAACACCGTAGGGGCTCAGGCAGTTGTtatataatggtgagtagccctTATGGGATTCTTTTCTAGCTATTTTTCAGTAATGCATGATCTCTGCAAATGCCTGCTGGCTGGGAAATGTTGTTGCTAAAATCCACGTGTAAAGCTGCTCCTGAACTTGTGCTTCTAATTAAGACGAAGAGGAgagacttttaaaggaaaaggaaagggttaatatCTGGGAACCCCCAGTTACTATAATCACTTACCTCAGATTtcaggctggtgctcctctttGCTGAAAAACTCTCCTGCCAAGGGTATTATACTAGTAAGGACCACGACGCCATCTTTTTTCCTGTTCCCATGATAATTACTGTAGAGAGTATAGCCCATTGGCTGTGCACGTCTTATAACGTATTTATGCTACTGTACACAGACCAGATCAGCACAGGATCCCTGGAACAGAAGATGGTGGTGTGCCTCTCACTAGAAAAGTAACCCTGGCCTGGCTCTGTTTTCAAAAAGCACTGGAGATGCTATAAAAGAAGAAGACCCCATGGTAGTGGGGCAGACTGGGGGCTGGTACTATGCGGcaatttcctctatagttataggAATCCCTTTCCCAAGGTGCTCTCCTACCTGAAATGGTGGTAGTGGGCTGCAGTGTGCACCAACCtcctaagaattttttttttggcattgtgCATGGTAGGTCCACATTATTATAATCAGCAATTGccctgctgggtaatgtagtgttggctgattctgttaatataGTCTTTCGTTTGTAGGAAGAAAACCAGCGCTATAAGCTCAGGTATAGACAG
Proteins encoded in this region:
- the blzf1.L gene encoding Golgin-45, giving the protein MAATMETLKTLATSTPLRGTGDGMETEAPLKSEVNSPHTKATQSPRKKSTVSPSLSPGVLQLGKMQSDKAVEIEAIRILIPKAAITHTATTKNSKHLESNGHSSTELAESVTDPWKQLSELKSTLEKLKNSERRLLQDKEGLANQLKVQTEVNRELKKLLVASVGDDLQYHFERMAREKNQLILENEVLSQNTAQLSEQLERMSIQCDVWRSKFLASRVMADELTNIRTNLQRQNRDAQSALQDLLSEREQFRHEMSETQKTLEALLVSLQWGRQKTYAPIPQPHTTTELIAANLKLAKSIQSHLIGNTGSDHQKPAAKPIEYCSTPAENMAETVLKALDPVSCTDNSSDISLSDSSPFLLAKKNIGRFHPYTRYENITFNCCNQCRGELIAV